atatgaagaacaaatgAACTCTGGAGAAAGACAATCTCGTGGTCACTGCTTCATAGAGGAAACATATAGCTATTTGAAAGAATTAAAGGTACTATATATTTCTCTCGGCCACACTATAAACGTAGGGAGTTAGTTTCATGTTTACCTTCAAGTCGTCATGAACATGTTTCTTTGTTGATAATCATGGAGAAAAATTATAACATGAACATGTTTCTTTTGTAGATATCTATATATGTAGTACGTCATAGTgtgttatttttcctttttaattAACAGCATGAGCAGGTACAGGGAGATAGAAATGAACAGCACAGAGGCTGATAAAAGCAAAGGAAAAGCGCCGCTCATCGAACATGAGAAAGAAAAGCATTACGATCCAGAAAATCCGCCAGAGAGTTCAGGAATTTCCAAAGAAGGGCTTTACGATATAGAAAATCCACCAGAGAATTCAAGAATCTCCAAAGTCCCAACTCACATGAGGGTGAGAAACTTAGCAGCTTACGAGCCAAAAGTGGTGTCGATCGGTCCGTATCACCATGGTAAACTTCATCTTGTGCCAATGGAGAACCACAAGCAGACAGCGCGAGATAACCTTGTCAAGGCATCTAAACTGACACTCAAACACTTTGAGGATGAAATGAAAAAAGTGATGGAAACATTGAAGATGTTCTATGTGGATCTGGACAGCCATAAATGGAATGATGATGCATTCGTCGAGCTCATGATTCTTGATGGATGTTTCCTCATTGAAATCTTATCTGGTCCTTATAAATTTCATAAGCCTTACTCAACTGCTCATCCCATTTTTAGTGAACATGGGCATGCGATATACTATGATGCTGTGATGCAAGATTTGCTGATGGTTGAGAATCAAATACCTTACCTTGCAGTTGAAACATTATGGAATTGTAGAATGGAAATCGAACCGGTATGTCAGAAATTATAATTTAAAATGTTACTAATGATGCTCTTGTTTGTTAAATTTTAATATCTCTGAtccataataaataattaatgtgGTTACGAGCTTTAGAACGAATATTTGAATTTTATTAACGTATGTGTTTGTTATATATACGTAGGGGGTGAATGCGGTCTCAAATGTCATCTCTCAATGGATTTGGATTGGCGTGAAAGAGCCAGGCCATCACATTCTTGACACGCATATTGTGGGATTACTAGAAGTGGGTAAGAAGAATAGGAAGCCTGATGTAAAAGTGAGGTGTGCTTTGAAGCTTTACCAGTCTAACGTGCAGTTCAAAAAGAGTGCTTCCTACAAGGATATGGGCTTCGATAAAGAAACTGGAATCTTCACCCTTCCATCTATTATCATCAACGAACGCACAGTAACAACTTATCTCAATATGGTTGCGCGGACTCTTACATGGTCAGCATCAAAAACAGCAGAACTTGCCATTTACGCTCATCTCTTGGGCGTTCTTGTACAGTCGGCCAAGGACGTTAGAGTGCTCCAACGCTATGAAATCATAGTTAATGAACTAAGTAACCATGAGGCTGTTGTGGATGTTATACAGGAAATTGTCAATGGCATCACTGTTCCGGATGATGTGAGAACTAAACACAGATCGGTTCTCAAAGACCTGAATGAGTTTTGCCAAAGGAAAACTATCAGGTTGAAGAAAGTATTGTATATTTGGTTATTGAACCTCCGGCAGACACATTTTAGAACTCCATGGTCTGGATTATCTTTAATTGCCGCAATCGCTCTTTTGACACTCGCTGGCATTCAGGCTGCGTATGCAATCTTGTCgtataaaaaacaaaaacattagCGTGTATTTTGGCTGGTTTCCGTatttattaattgtgattacgaGGGAGCGCATTGTAAGAACTAGCTAGTGTGatgtttgagaaaaaaaaatagaggCGAAGAAAAAATACAGCAAATAGTTGAAGCTAATTCAAGTTTGAGCTAGAGAGCTGAAAGTATTAATTTCAGGTGATTTTGTTCAACAAAGCATTAATTTTAGGTGATTTTATTGAATCTTACATCATTCATCATGTTTTCTGGAATTAATTGGTTTTAACTCAGGTGTTTTACTTCGTAAAATGGGATCTAAAACGAAATCTGAGACTGATAATATTTTTTCAGTAGAAGGAATGAAAATTCCTTCGActgaattacctgatgaactatTTGAGAAAAGCATAGATCCATGGCGTTTTTCTTTAATTGGTAGATTAAATTTACAGAAGATCAAATTCGTTGATGCTGCAATAATTCTTAGAAATCAATAGAAATTAATTGGGGAATGTAAATTAATTCCATTAGGTAGAGGTTTCTTTACCATCAAATTGGATAATGTTACAGACCGTAACTACATCAAATCTCAAGTATGGGAAGTTACAGATCAAATTTTGAAGGTTAGAAATTGGGTGTATAATTTTCGACCTACCAGTCAAAGAACTTCTAAGGCTTTTGTTTGGGTGAGATTTCCAGGTTTAGGTCTTGAATTCTGGAGTGAATCAGTTCTGTTCAAAATTTGTAAAGAAATAGGAACTCCAATTAAAATTGATGGGGCAACAACTAAATGTGATGTTGGATATTATGCAAATGTCTTGGTTGAGGTAGATTTTGCTTCTTCAGTTCCAAACAAAGTATGGATTGGGACTAAATATGGGGTTTTTTTTTCAAGAGGTTTCCATTCCAGATTGTCCAAAATACTGCAGCAGCTGCAAAATGGTAGGTCACTTTATCACAGAATGTAgagttgaaaaaagaaaaaaggaatgaAACTAATTCAGAAAACATAATTACTCCACAACAGCCTAAGAGTTCCTCAGAAATTCTTCAACAGCCTAAATCAAGTTCAACAAACaatttgaatgctttatcttcagCAAGTGTCACTAGGTCATTGTCCTTTGATATTTGTGATACATCAGCAGATGACAATGAAGACTCTGTCATCCATACAATTCATGCTACTCCAACAGTTCCAGTTCATCAAATTATTCACACTGCTACTACTGGGAGATTCAGTCCTCTTGAATGTGTTCAAGAAAatattcttgaagatattgtggTTAATGAAGATAAGACAGCTGATGTTGTAGAAACTCCTCAAATCAAATTTGTAGATGGAAAGACAGGGACAGTCTCTGATGAAACTGTTAAGGTTACTTCATGGTCAAAAGTGGTTGAAAAGCAAGTCATTAATCCTACTtctacttcttccacttctcaacATTATCCAGGTGTAGCTAAAGGTGGTAATCCAATTGTTTACAAATAAGAAACATAATCTCAGGCAAAATCATGGTAAGGGAGGTACCAAAAATCCTCCACCACCAAGATGAAAATCATATATTGGAATATTCGGGGCCTAATAAGACCTAGGGCTCAGAATAAATTAAGGTCTTTGGTGAATCAATTTAACCCATCTCTAGTTTGGGTTGCATAACCAAAAATTTCTTGTAGTTCTTCTTTTTGCAGTCAATTAATGAAAAGTATGGTGATACATAATTCAACCTCATCTACAAAAGGTAATTTATGGTTATTCTGGAATGCTTCTTTATCTACTCCTCAAGTTATTTCAATGTCTAGCCAAATGGTAACTGTCAGTATTGGTGAAGTATTAGTTTCTGGTGTTCATGCTCATGTTAAAAAGAGTCAAAGAAAGTTTCTTTGGTCAGAGATGGAAATCATTAGTCAGATACAAAAACCATGGGTTGTTTTAGGTGATTTCAATGCTATAATTTCTCCTGAAGAGAAATTTGGTGGTAAAGCTCCTAACAGAATTTCAATGATGGATTTTTTTCATTGCCTTAATGAATGTAACTTAATTCAAGCTCCTAGCACAGGTCAGCAATACACTTGGTCCAATTGTCAACAAGGAACAAAAAGAATCCTATGTGTTCTAGATAGAGTTGTTTTCAATTCTTTATGGTTACATAAGTATGGTGATTGGGGATATAAGGTTGGATTGAGGATAGTTTCAGATCATGCTCCTTTATTATGTGGTTGTGCAAGCATACCCAGACCAAAGAATGTTCCCTGGAAATTTCAGAAAATGTGGATTGATCATCCATCATTCTTAAGTGAAGTGAAGAAAGTATGGAATGAGAATATTATTGGAGATCCATCTTTTATTTTCATGCAGAAGCTAAAAAAGTTAAAAAAGTTCTTAAGTGAGTGGAATTGGAGTATATTTGGTAACATTAATACAAAAATTAAAGAGGCAGAAGAGAAAGTTCAAAAAGCAATGGGTTATCTGATCAAAATCCCTTAAATGAAGATCTTTTAGCCAAATTAGTAGCAGCTCAAAATGAACATGCAACAAGAGAAGTTCAAGCAAATACTCTTATGAGACTTAAATCAAGAGCAAAATGGATTAAAGATGGTTTTGCAAACACTGCATACTTCCATGCTAGAATGAAGATTAGACAAGCAAGAAATACAACTAGTGAACTAGAAGATGCAAATGGAAATATTATTAGTGATCAATCTCAAATTGCAGATACTTTAGTCAAGCATTTTCAACACAAATTTGAAGCTCAAGATGTTGATGTTTCTGAAGAATTGCTTGATGTTATTCCTTCAGTTATTACATATGAAGACCAATAAATGTTGGACTCCATTCCCACCAAttaagaaatcaagaaaattgtttttgaaatgGACTCAGATAGTTcccctggtccagatggatttcctGGATCCTTTTATAAAAGTTTCTGGGATATAATTCAATTGGATTTAAAAGATGCCATAGAATTTTGTTGGATAAGAAGATTTATCCCCAAAGGCCTGAATTCAAATTTCTTAACCCTCATTCCTAAATGTGCAGGTGCTAAGAAAGCAAGTCAATATAGACCAATTGGATTGAGTAATGTATTATTCAAAATTTTCACAAAGATAATTTCTGTCAGAATGAATGGACTCATGGAGAAGTTAAT
The genomic region above belongs to Papaver somniferum cultivar HN1 unplaced genomic scaffold, ASM357369v1 unplaced-scaffold_7, whole genome shotgun sequence and contains:
- the LOC113343852 gene encoding UPF0481 protein At3g47200-like isoform X1, with the translated sequence MSRYREIEMNSTEADKSKGKAPLIEHEKEKHYDPENPPESSGISKEGLYDIENPPENSRISKVPTHMRVRNLAAYEPKVVSIGPYHHGKLHLVPMENHKQTARDNLVKASKLTLKHFEDEMKKVMETLKMFYVDLDSHKWNDDAFVELMILDGCFLIEILSGPYKFHKPYSTAHPIFSEHGHAIYYDAVMQDLLMVENQIPYLAVETLWNCRMEIEPGVNAVSNVISQWIWIGVKEPGHHILDTHIVGLLEVGKKNRKPDVKVRCALKLYQSNVQFKKSASYKDMGFDKETGIFTLPSIIINERTVTTYLNMVARTLTWSASKTAELAIYAHLLGVLVQSAKDVRVLQRYEIIVNELSNHEAVVDVIQEIVNGITVPDDVRTKHRSVLKDLNEFCQRKTIRLKKVLYIWLLNLRQTHFRTPWSGLSLIAAIALLTLAGIQAAYAILSYKKQKH
- the LOC113343852 gene encoding UPF0481 protein At3g47200-like isoform X2; its protein translation is MNSTEADKSKGKAPLIEHEKEKHYDPENPPESSGISKEGLYDIENPPENSRISKVPTHMRVRNLAAYEPKVVSIGPYHHGKLHLVPMENHKQTARDNLVKASKLTLKHFEDEMKKVMETLKMFYVDLDSHKWNDDAFVELMILDGCFLIEILSGPYKFHKPYSTAHPIFSEHGHAIYYDAVMQDLLMVENQIPYLAVETLWNCRMEIEPGVNAVSNVISQWIWIGVKEPGHHILDTHIVGLLEVGKKNRKPDVKVRCALKLYQSNVQFKKSASYKDMGFDKETGIFTLPSIIINERTVTTYLNMVARTLTWSASKTAELAIYAHLLGVLVQSAKDVRVLQRYEIIVNELSNHEAVVDVIQEIVNGITVPDDVRTKHRSVLKDLNEFCQRKTIRLKKVLYIWLLNLRQTHFRTPWSGLSLIAAIALLTLAGIQAAYAILSYKKQKH
- the LOC113343882 gene encoding uncharacterized protein LOC113343882; amino-acid sequence: MVTVSIGEVLVSGVHAHVKKSQRKFLWSEMEIISQIQKPWVVLGDFNAIISPEEKFGGKAPNRISMMDFFHCLNECNLIQAPSTGQQYTWSNCQQGTKRILCVLDRVVFNSLWLHKYGDWGYKVGLRIVSDHAPLLCGCASIPRPKNVPWKFQKMWIDHPSFLSEVKKVWNENIIGDPSFIFMQKLKKLKKFLSEWNWSIFDLLAKLVAAQNEHATREVQANTLMRLKSRAKWIKDGFANTAYFHARMKIRQARNTTSELEDANGNIISDQSQIADTLVKHFQHKFEAQDVDVSEELLDVIPSVITYEDQ